A single window of Oncorhynchus clarkii lewisi isolate Uvic-CL-2024 chromosome 10, UVic_Ocla_1.0, whole genome shotgun sequence DNA harbors:
- the LOC139419140 gene encoding leucine rich adaptor protein 1-like translates to MDVTIGTDLSEIERKMGREIPESLFPFAPDGRMMNDNTHGRDEWDWPGHVEDMSSTQSLQSNMRLLRQEMSHLRGMDVRLMCQLLSINDGIEATRWDLEV, encoded by the exons ATGGATGTTACCATCGGAACGGATCTgagcgagatagagagaaagatgggTCGGGAGATTCCAGAGAGTCTGTTTCCTTTTGCCCCAGATGGAAGGATGATGAACGACAATACACATGGTAGAGACGAGTGGGACTGGCCTGGCCATGTCGAAGACATGTCCTCCACCCAGAGTCTGCAGAGCAACATGCGACTCCTAAGACAAGAAATG tcacacctgcggGGCATGGACGTCCGTCTGATGTGCCAGCTCCTGTCGATCAACGACGGCATCGAGGCGACGCGCTGGGACCTGGAGGTGTAA
- the LOC139419139 gene encoding 5,6-dihydroxyindole-2-carboxylic acid oxidase-like, translating into MHYHSMCWLGLLVVVALTPWTLAQFPRECVTSAGLRSGQCCPSPTGALDDECGSATARGQCVSVAADSHRHGPQYPHDGRDDRERWPLRFFNRTCRCNGSFAGYNCGRCRYGLTGPNCDQRISVVRRNVMQMSSAEKQAFVNSLDQAKRTVHPDLVICTRRYQEVYGPDGNTPQFDNVTIYNYFVWTHYYSVSKTYMGAGQASFGGVDFSHEGPGFVTWHRFHLLQLERDMQDMLGDATFALPYWNFAIGGSECDVCTDDLLGARSSFDMNSLSPNSVFSQWRVICESVEDYDTLGTICNNSETSPIRRNPAGNVARPMVQRLPEPQDVVDCLDLKTFDSPPYYSTSSESFRNTVEGYSAPQGGYDPVVRSLHNLAHLFLNGTGGQTHLSPNDPIFVLLHTFTDAIFDEWLSRHAPGEAVYPEEDAPIGHNRQFNMVPFWPPVTNAEMFVTAPENLGYTYEVTWPTRPYTLSEIITIAIVAAVLVAAVVSGVIACAMRARYFRSAEGLEPLLGETFRRYSDRRPDNSQSVV; encoded by the exons tATGTGTTGGCTGGGTCTCCTGGTGGTGGTGGCTCTGACCCCGTGGACCCTGGCACAGTTCCCCAGAGAATGTGTCACCTCAGCGGGGCTACGGAGCGGCCAGTGCTGCCCCTCTCCCACTGGAGCCCTGGACGACGAGTGTGGTTCTGCCACAGCGAGGGGTCAGTGTGTGTCCGTAGCTGCCGACAGCCACCGCCACGGCCCCCAGTACCCACATGACGGCCGGGACGACCGGGAACGCTGGCCGTTAAGGTTCTTTAACCGGACGTGCCGGTGTAACGGGAGCTTTGCGGGGTATAACTGTGGCCGGTGCCGGTATGGACTCACCGGACCTAACTGTGATCAGAGGATATCTgtgg tCAGGAGGAATGTGATGCAGATGAGTTCAGCAGAGAAGCAGGCGTTTGTGAACTCTCTGGACCAGGCCAAGAGGACCGTCCACCCTGACCTGGTCATCTGCACACGACG TTACCAGGAAGTGTACGGTCCGGACGGTAACACCCCTCAGTTTGACAACGTCACCATCTATAACTACTTTGTGTGGACCCACTACTACTCTGTCAGCAAGACCTACATGGGGGCGGGGCAGGCTAGCTTTGGGGGTGTGGACTTTTCTCACGAAGGCCCGGGATTCGTCACCTGGCACAGGTTCCACCTGCTGCAGCTGGAGAGAGATATGCAG gACATGTTGGGTGATGCCACTTTTGCCCTCCCCTACTGGAACTTTGCCATCGGCGGCAGTGAGTGTGACGTGTGTACTGACGACCTCCTAGGAGCCAGGTCTTCCTTCGATATGAACAGCCTCAGCCCCAACTCTGTCTTCTCCCAGTGGAGGGTGATCTGTGAGAGTGTAGAGGACTACGACACTctgggaaccatctgtaaca ATTCAGAGACCAGTCCCATCAGGAGGAACCCAGCCGGTAACGTGGCGCGACCCATGGTGCAGAGGCTGCCTGAACCCCAGGATGTAGTGGACTGTCTGGACCTGAAAACCTTCGATTCCCCACCTTACTACTCCACCTCTTCAGAGAGCTTCAGGAACACCGTAGAGG gctACAGTGCCCCTCAGGGTGGCTATGACCCAGTGGTGCGCAGCCTCCATAACCTGGCTCACCTGTTCCTCAACGGGACGGGAGGGCAGACACACCTGTCCCCTAACGACCCCATCTTTGTCCTGCTCCACACCTTCACTGACGCCATCTTTGATGAGTGGCTGAGCCGACACGCCCCAG GGGAGGCAGTGTACCCGGAGGAGGATGCTCCTATTGGTCACAACAGACAGTTCAACATGGTTCCCTTCTGGCCACCCGTCACCAACGCTGAGATGTTCGTCACAGCCCCCGAGAACCTGGGATACACCTACGAGGTCACATGGCCCA CTCGCCCCTACACGCTGTCGGAGATCATCACCATAGCGATCGTCGCCGCGGTGCTGGTGGCTGCGGTGGTGTCGGGGGTCATCGCGTGTGCCATGCGTGCTCGCTACTTCCGCTCGGCTGAGGGACTGGAGCCGTTGCTAGGGGAGACCTTCCGTCGCTACTCAGACAGACGGCCGGACAACAGCCAGTCTGTCGTGTAG